A genomic window from Betta splendens chromosome 24, fBetSpl5.4, whole genome shotgun sequence includes:
- the knl1 gene encoding uncharacterized protein knl1 isoform X1, with translation MPATAAATNRIHVPVTEDGIQPIMGMDTLLNAPLHVSQQRDRVNFDMRQDYGEKTTDDIFLDMTQSHTVNIASNVDGLTSRERALMKTAGSEFMGVCESESQPSDRNMGLSREQETQSSSVPGLDQEFQTLLASFSRSSAPPQTQIKVQTNDVGKENMVCFPKSASVMDKPFLPRRTGQPFYESALFPEDGVSRDVPEDCVQASSVDDYDFFQSLFPTQRIFSEKRISQTFEIKSKQQQSSKALSSSDPKDMTSMKNFVLHVSHQKDKKSEAGTDWRQRTIQFSATDAAMDMTEVHTVNIDIPFIEEKQQNVNPSPAGGEKTVRFSALDAAMDMTEVHPVNFDTAFNPEKQLNKNQSPAGGEKTVRFSALDAAMDMTEVHPVNIDIPFNEEKQQNVNPSPAGGEKTVRFSALDAAMDMTEVHPVNFDTAFNPEKQLNKNQSPAGGEKTVQFSALDAAMDMTEVHPVNIDIPFNEEKQQNVNPSPAGGEKTVQFSALDAAMDMTEVHPVNIDIPFNEKKLQNVNPSPAGGEKTVRFSALDAAMDMTEVHPVNIDISFNEKKLQNVNPSPAGGEKTVRFTALDADMDMTEVHPVNIDTAFNTQKQVNMNPSPAGGEKTVQFSALDAAMDMTEVHPVNIDTAFNPPKQVNMNPSPAGGEKTVQFSALDAAMDMTEVHPVNIDTAFNTQKQVNMNPSPAGEAKTVQFSALDAAMDMTEFHPVNIDTAFNPQKQVNMNPSPAGEAKTVRFSAINAAKDETQVHTVNFDIAFNPPKQLNVNPSPAGGEKTVRFTALDAAMDVTQVHTVKISAVFDPQIHQTVYRLPSPLVPKTHQNDDKIAYSVDSADPMMNVTEAHTGHIKSHPVLDTVHLEQDPIGIFTRRKMDFPLTNKKSNATAAFAQFLREGVDTNANVDQREEQQCNVNTEKKGPGFAQCTTEKPENEALTHYLADDVRRDKTVVETHSILEPACTEDHFQCLPSKHDLYPTSDHLIATEVNMLQSNGEPSSDGLEILNYSDSVHSNEAPKKTNQSSLVLQTARAPSAAEQHNSKSHLENSRWKDLTDLQVKIRRLSHLVNESPGTFVDSCTVPVTQMEYEEDKTSIDKATSLPVVEREMDVDDVEDRTQAQCLEEEELASAAVTPFNLKTKQLMARLSVGGFKPKLPQRSKSDDPKKADSSGAHIKTITGSVTSHLSNFDHDVSNIFDEELGSCDDMSETLDTSALQQISDKVCSSQELNMDQPVEDWGLEWESISAPHVQKRPLPEAKINIGHEKRVKTFPEASFDNSDRLQSGTEAQACVPKNYGQVTTAPTETSQTADFSNSSHTASIRREATFESTFKHSIFESQLEDYDNNVKRKLDDGTITMSEFFKLFNIDFVIHNPRQSVFPATDLLNTDRTPFDLLKDRHINLPKQRVYEADVFNLTEKVERMNMRTRDLKKPLKLFNRSLWEEMRGLSEEELKLFGVKLKERNNYFRKLSKTNSHEMKEVLYSNLLQANMEEQQTLRGTIKKADEMIKSLDDCIHDLEAELAAVENGSDCRPGLRFYEEELKKVTGALTESERQVSELEMQKKQKLDDLNRVKAEAEKLEDNISMLHLINEWKLGNKGDNCTTYTFLFDTMYLNVLYEKSNGQTAGNEQEQKILDITFKFLLDDAKSEFNARLVHKLLSQYIEEQPAWVTKYPTHGHVPQLLHDLSLVVGRCRLLGEELRLLQMWGSLKLDILDISSVDTQVCIVFSSLRRFSKFEVVFSVCLVNRLYVLQLQSFTNTLGDATKQQVEEIVASISPGKKLLTKVVKKIHETLLC, from the exons ATGCCAGCAA cagctgcagccacaaacaG GATTCATGTACCAGTTACTGAAGATGGGATTCAGCCAATAATGG GAATGGACACCCTTTTAAACGCTCCTCTACACGTTTCTCAACAAAGAGATAGG GTCAACTTTGATATGAGGCAAGACTATGGAGAAAAAACTACAGATGACATTTTCTTGGACATGACCCAAAGTCACACTGTAAACATTGCCAGTAATGTTGATGGTTTaacaagcagagagagagcactAATGAAAACTGCAGGCAGTGAATTTATGGGTGTATGTGAATCAGAATCACAGCCCAGTGACAGAAACATGGGTTTGAGTAGGGAGCAGGAAACCCAGTCCTCATCAGTACCAGGTTTGGATCAGGAATTTCAAACCTTACTTGCAAGTTTCTCTAGATCCTCTGCCCCCCCACAGACACAAATTAAAGTGCAAACGAATGATGTGGGCAAGGAAAACATGGTTTGTTTCCCAAAGTCTGCTTCAGTTATGGACAAACCATTTTTGCCCAGAAGGACTGGTCAACCATTCTATGAAAGTGCACTCTTCCCAGAAGATGGTGTGAGCAGAGATGTTCCTGAAGACTGCGTTCAGGCATCCTCAGTTGATGATTATGACTTTTTCCAGAGTCTTTTTCCAACACAAAGAATCTTCTCTGAAAAAAGAATTTCCCAGACATTTGAGATAAaatccaaacagcagcagagtagTAAAGCACTTAGCTCATCTGATCCCAAAG ATATGacatccatgaagaattttgttctacatgtttctCATCAGAAAGACAAG AAGTCTGAGGCTGGAACTGATTGGAGACAGAGAACAATCCAGTTCTCTGCAACGGATGCAGCAATGGATATGACCGAAGTTCACACTGTCAACATTGACATTCCTTTCATTGAAGAGAAACAACAAAATGTGAACCcatcacctgcaggtggagagaAAACTGTCCGTTTCTCTGCATTGGACGCAGCCATGGATATGACCGAAGTTCACCCTGTCAACTTTGATACTGCTTTCAACCCAGAGAAACAACTAAATAAGAACCAAtcacctgctggtggagagaaAACTGTCCGGTTCTCTGCATTGGACGCAGCCATGGATATGACTGAAGTTCATCCTGTCAACATTGACATTCCTTTTAACGAAGAGAAACAACAAAATGTGAACCCTtcacctgctggtggagagaaAACAGTCCGGTTCTCTGCATTGGACGCAGCCATGGATATGACCGAAGTTCACCCTGTCAACTTTGACACTGCTTTCAACCCAGAGAAACAACTAAATAAGAACCAAtcacctgctggtggagagaaAACTGTCCAGTTCTCTGCATTGGACGCAGCCATGGATATGACTGAAGTTCATCCTGTCAACATTGACATTCCTTTTAACGAAGAGAAACAACAAAATGTGAACCCAtcacctgctggtggagagaaAACTGTCCAGTTCTCTGCATTGGACGCAGCCATGGATATGACCGAAGTTCACCCTGTCAACATTGACATTCCTTTCAATGAAAAGAAACTACAAAATGTGAACCCAtcacctgctggtggagagaaAACAGTCCGGTTCTCTGCATTGGACGCAGCCATGGATATGACTGAAGTTCATCCTGTTAACATTGACATTTCTTTCAACGAAAAGAAACTACAAAATGTGAACCCAtcacctgctggtggagagaaAACTGTCCGGTTTACTGCACTGGACGCAGACATGGATATGACCGAAGTTCACCCTGTCAACATTGACACTGCTttcaacacacagaaacaagtaAATATGAACCCAtcacctgctggtggagagaaAACTGTCCAGTTCTCTGCATTGGACGCAGCCATGGATATGACCGAAGTTCACCCTGTCAACATTGACACTGCTTTCAACCCACCGAAACAAGTAAATATGAACCCAtcacctgctggtggagagaaAACTGTCCAGTTCTCTGCATTGGACGCAGCCATGGATATGACCGAAGTTCACCCTGTCAACATTGACACTGCTttcaacacacagaaacaagtaAATATGAACCCATCACCTGCTGGTGAAGCGAAAACTGTCCAGTTCTCTGCATTGGACGCAGCCATGGATATGACCGAATTTCACCCTGTCAACATTGACACTGCTTTCAACCCACAGAAACAAGTAAATATGAACCCATCACCTGCTGGTGAAGCGAAAACTGTCCGATTCTCTGCAATAAATGCTGCCAAGGATGAGACCCAAGTTCACACTGTCAACTTTGACATTGCTTTCAACCCACCGAAACAACTGAATGTGAACCCATCGCCTGCTGGTGGAGAGAAAACTGTTCGGTTTACTGCATTGGACGCTGCCATGGATGTGACCCAGGTTCACACTGTCAAGATTTCTGCAGTTTTTGACCCACAAATACACCAAACAGTTTACCGTTTGCCTTCTCCTTTAGTTCCCAAGACGCACCAAAATGATGATAAGATAGCTTATAGTGTAGACTCAGCTGATCCAATGATGAATGTAACAGAAGCTCACACTGGTCATATTAAAAGCCACCCAGTGCTGGATACAGTTCATCTAGAACAGGATCCAATCGGTATATTCACTCGCAGAAAGATGGATTTTCCTTTAACTAATAAGAAGTCAAATGCAACAGCTGCTTTTGCACAATTTCTTCGAGAGGGTGTCGACACAAATGCCAACGTGGACCAGCGTGAAGAACAGCAGTGTAATGTGAATACTGAAAAAAAAGGCCCAGGTTTTGCTCAATGCACCACAGAGAAACCAGAAAATGAAGCTTTGACACACTACCTAGCTGATGATGTAAGAAGGGATAAAACTGTAGTGGAAACACACAGCATTTTGGAACCAGCATGCACAGAAGACCACTTCCAGTGTCTTCCTTCAAAACACGACTTGTACCCTACTTCTGATCACTTAATAGCAACTGAGGTTAATATGCTACAGAGCAACGGAGAACCATCATCTGATGGGTTGGAAATTCTGAACTATTCAGATTCTGTCCACTCAAATGAAGCACccaagaaaacaaatcaaagtagTCTTGTATTGCAGACTGCTCGTGCACCCAGTGCTGCTGAACAGCATAACAGCAAGTCACATTTAGAGAATTCTAGATGGAAAGATTTAACAGATCTGCAGGTAAAAATAAGACGTTTGAGCCACTTGGTAAATGAATCTCCTGGTACTTTTGTGGACAGTTGCACAGTCCCTGTCACCCAGATGGAGTATGAAGAGGACAAAACCTCCATAGACAAAGCCACATCCTTGCCTGTTGTAGAGCGTGAAATGGATGTAGATGATGTTGAAGACAGAACGCAGGCTCAGTGTCTTGAAGAGGAAGAACTagcctcagctgctgttacACCTTTCAACCTGAAGACTAAGCAGCTCATGGCACGTCTGTCCGTTGGAGGATTTAAACCAAAACTCCCTCAAAGAAGCAAATCTGATGACCCAAAGAAGGCGGATTCTTCAGGAGCACACATCAAGACCATTACTGGCAGCGTTACAAGTCACCTTAGTAACTTTGACCATGATGTGAGTAATATTTTTGATGAAGAGCTCGGCAGCTGTGACGATATGTCAGAAACGCTGGACACAAGTGCTCTTCAGCAAATCAGTGACAAAGTGTGTAGCTCCCAGGAGCTTAACATGGACCAACCTGTGGAGGACTGGGGACTTGAATGGGAATCTATTAGTGCTCCACATGTGCAAAAGAGACCTTTGCCAGAAGCTAAAATTAACATAGGGCATGAGAAGAGAGTGAAAACTTTCCCTGAGGCGAGTTTTGACAACAGTGACCGGCTGCAGTCTGGAACG GAGGCACAGGCTTGTGTGCCGAAGAATTATGGTCAGGTTACTACAGCACCAACCGAGACTTCACAGACTGCTGATTTCTCAAACAGCAGTCACACAGCCAGCATCAGACGTGAAGCAACCTTCGAATCCA CTTTCAAACATAGTATATTTGAATCCCAGCTTGAAGACTATGACAACAATGTGAAGAGG AAATTGGATGATGGCACCATTACTATGTCAGAGTTCTTCAAACTCTTCAACATAGACTTTGTCATCCATAATCCTCGACAAAGTGTTTTTCCTGCAACA gaTTTGTTGAATACAGATCGGACCCCCTTCGATTTATTGAAAGACAGGCATATCAACCTTCCTAAACAGCGGGTGTATGAGGCGGATGTCTTTAACCTGACAGAAAAGGTGGAAAG GATGAATATGCGAACCCGTGACCTGAAAAAACCTCTGAAGCTGTTCAACAGATCCTTATGGGAAGAGATGAGAGGCCTGTCAGAGGAAGAG CTCAAACTTTTTGGTGTAAAACTAAAAGAGAGGAACAACTACTTCAGAAAGTTGAGCAAAACTAATTCTCATGAAATGAAGGAAGTCTTGTACTCAAACCTTCTGCAGGCTAACATG GAGGAGCAACAGACCTTGAGAGGAACGATTAAGAAAGCAGACGAAATGATAAAAAGCCTGGATGACTGCATTCATGACTTGGAAGCAG agCTTGCAGCAGTTGAAAATGGCTCTGATTGCAGACCTGGTCTGAGGTTTTATGAGGAAG AACTGAAGAAAGTCACTGGAGCTTTGACTGAGAGTGAACG ACAAGTGTCTGAACTGGAgatgcagaagaagcagaagttAGATGACCTCAACAGGGTGAAAGCTGAGGCCGAGAAACTGGAGGACAATATCTCGATGCTGCACCT GATAAATGAATGGAAGCTGGGAAATAAGGGAGACAACTGCACAACCTACACCTTTCTCTTTGACACCATGTACCTGAATGTGCTCTATGAGAAATCTAATG GACAAACTGCTGGTAATGAGCAAGAGCAGAAAATATTAGACATCACCTTCAAGTTTCTACTTGATG ATGCAAAGTCGGAGTTCAACGCTCGGCTTGTTCACAAACTGCTCTCTCAGTATATTGAGGAACAACCTGCCTGGGTGACCAAGTATCCAACACATGGACATGTCCCACAG CTGCTCCATGATCTTAGCCTGGTGGTGGGCCGCTGTCGTCTGCTGGGGGAAGAGCTGCGTCTTCTGCAAATGTGGGGAAGTCTGAAGCTCGATATCCTGGACATCAGCAGCGTAGACACTCA AGTGTGTATTGTCTTCAGCAGTCTCAGGAGATTCTCTAAGTTTGAGGTGGTCTTTTCCGTCTGTCTGGTCAACCGACTCTATGtgcttcagctgcagagctTTACAAACACGCTTGGAGATGCAAC GAAACAGCAAGTGGAAGAGATTGTGGCATCAATCAGTCCTGGCAAGAAACTTTTGACCAAGGTTGTCAAAAAGATTCACGAGACCTTGCTCTGCTGA
- the knl1 gene encoding uncharacterized protein knl1 isoform X2, whose amino-acid sequence MPATAAATNRIHVPVTEDGIQPIMGMDTLLNAPLHVSQQRDRVNFDMRQDYGEKTTDDIFLDMTQSHTVNIASNVDGLTSRERALMKTAGSEFMGVCESESQPSDRNMGLSREQETQSSSVPGLDQEFQTLLASFSRSSAPPQTQIKVQTNDVGKENMVCFPKSASVMDKPFLPRRTGQPFYESALFPEDGVSRDVPEDCVQASSVDDYDFFQSLFPTQRIFSEKRISQTFEIKSKQQQSSKALSSSDPKDMTSMKNFVLHVSHQKDKSEAGTDWRQRTIQFSATDAAMDMTEVHTVNIDIPFIEEKQQNVNPSPAGGEKTVRFSALDAAMDMTEVHPVNFDTAFNPEKQLNKNQSPAGGEKTVRFSALDAAMDMTEVHPVNIDIPFNEEKQQNVNPSPAGGEKTVRFSALDAAMDMTEVHPVNFDTAFNPEKQLNKNQSPAGGEKTVQFSALDAAMDMTEVHPVNIDIPFNEEKQQNVNPSPAGGEKTVQFSALDAAMDMTEVHPVNIDIPFNEKKLQNVNPSPAGGEKTVRFSALDAAMDMTEVHPVNIDISFNEKKLQNVNPSPAGGEKTVRFTALDADMDMTEVHPVNIDTAFNTQKQVNMNPSPAGGEKTVQFSALDAAMDMTEVHPVNIDTAFNPPKQVNMNPSPAGGEKTVQFSALDAAMDMTEVHPVNIDTAFNTQKQVNMNPSPAGEAKTVQFSALDAAMDMTEFHPVNIDTAFNPQKQVNMNPSPAGEAKTVRFSAINAAKDETQVHTVNFDIAFNPPKQLNVNPSPAGGEKTVRFTALDAAMDVTQVHTVKISAVFDPQIHQTVYRLPSPLVPKTHQNDDKIAYSVDSADPMMNVTEAHTGHIKSHPVLDTVHLEQDPIGIFTRRKMDFPLTNKKSNATAAFAQFLREGVDTNANVDQREEQQCNVNTEKKGPGFAQCTTEKPENEALTHYLADDVRRDKTVVETHSILEPACTEDHFQCLPSKHDLYPTSDHLIATEVNMLQSNGEPSSDGLEILNYSDSVHSNEAPKKTNQSSLVLQTARAPSAAEQHNSKSHLENSRWKDLTDLQVKIRRLSHLVNESPGTFVDSCTVPVTQMEYEEDKTSIDKATSLPVVEREMDVDDVEDRTQAQCLEEEELASAAVTPFNLKTKQLMARLSVGGFKPKLPQRSKSDDPKKADSSGAHIKTITGSVTSHLSNFDHDVSNIFDEELGSCDDMSETLDTSALQQISDKVCSSQELNMDQPVEDWGLEWESISAPHVQKRPLPEAKINIGHEKRVKTFPEASFDNSDRLQSGTEAQACVPKNYGQVTTAPTETSQTADFSNSSHTASIRREATFESTFKHSIFESQLEDYDNNVKRKLDDGTITMSEFFKLFNIDFVIHNPRQSVFPATDLLNTDRTPFDLLKDRHINLPKQRVYEADVFNLTEKVERMNMRTRDLKKPLKLFNRSLWEEMRGLSEEELKLFGVKLKERNNYFRKLSKTNSHEMKEVLYSNLLQANMEEQQTLRGTIKKADEMIKSLDDCIHDLEAELAAVENGSDCRPGLRFYEEELKKVTGALTESERQVSELEMQKKQKLDDLNRVKAEAEKLEDNISMLHLINEWKLGNKGDNCTTYTFLFDTMYLNVLYEKSNGQTAGNEQEQKILDITFKFLLDDAKSEFNARLVHKLLSQYIEEQPAWVTKYPTHGHVPQLLHDLSLVVGRCRLLGEELRLLQMWGSLKLDILDISSVDTQVCIVFSSLRRFSKFEVVFSVCLVNRLYVLQLQSFTNTLGDATKQQVEEIVASISPGKKLLTKVVKKIHETLLC is encoded by the exons ATGCCAGCAA cagctgcagccacaaacaG GATTCATGTACCAGTTACTGAAGATGGGATTCAGCCAATAATGG GAATGGACACCCTTTTAAACGCTCCTCTACACGTTTCTCAACAAAGAGATAGG GTCAACTTTGATATGAGGCAAGACTATGGAGAAAAAACTACAGATGACATTTTCTTGGACATGACCCAAAGTCACACTGTAAACATTGCCAGTAATGTTGATGGTTTaacaagcagagagagagcactAATGAAAACTGCAGGCAGTGAATTTATGGGTGTATGTGAATCAGAATCACAGCCCAGTGACAGAAACATGGGTTTGAGTAGGGAGCAGGAAACCCAGTCCTCATCAGTACCAGGTTTGGATCAGGAATTTCAAACCTTACTTGCAAGTTTCTCTAGATCCTCTGCCCCCCCACAGACACAAATTAAAGTGCAAACGAATGATGTGGGCAAGGAAAACATGGTTTGTTTCCCAAAGTCTGCTTCAGTTATGGACAAACCATTTTTGCCCAGAAGGACTGGTCAACCATTCTATGAAAGTGCACTCTTCCCAGAAGATGGTGTGAGCAGAGATGTTCCTGAAGACTGCGTTCAGGCATCCTCAGTTGATGATTATGACTTTTTCCAGAGTCTTTTTCCAACACAAAGAATCTTCTCTGAAAAAAGAATTTCCCAGACATTTGAGATAAaatccaaacagcagcagagtagTAAAGCACTTAGCTCATCTGATCCCAAAG ATATGacatccatgaagaattttgttctacatgtttctCATCAGAAAGACAAG TCTGAGGCTGGAACTGATTGGAGACAGAGAACAATCCAGTTCTCTGCAACGGATGCAGCAATGGATATGACCGAAGTTCACACTGTCAACATTGACATTCCTTTCATTGAAGAGAAACAACAAAATGTGAACCcatcacctgcaggtggagagaAAACTGTCCGTTTCTCTGCATTGGACGCAGCCATGGATATGACCGAAGTTCACCCTGTCAACTTTGATACTGCTTTCAACCCAGAGAAACAACTAAATAAGAACCAAtcacctgctggtggagagaaAACTGTCCGGTTCTCTGCATTGGACGCAGCCATGGATATGACTGAAGTTCATCCTGTCAACATTGACATTCCTTTTAACGAAGAGAAACAACAAAATGTGAACCCTtcacctgctggtggagagaaAACAGTCCGGTTCTCTGCATTGGACGCAGCCATGGATATGACCGAAGTTCACCCTGTCAACTTTGACACTGCTTTCAACCCAGAGAAACAACTAAATAAGAACCAAtcacctgctggtggagagaaAACTGTCCAGTTCTCTGCATTGGACGCAGCCATGGATATGACTGAAGTTCATCCTGTCAACATTGACATTCCTTTTAACGAAGAGAAACAACAAAATGTGAACCCAtcacctgctggtggagagaaAACTGTCCAGTTCTCTGCATTGGACGCAGCCATGGATATGACCGAAGTTCACCCTGTCAACATTGACATTCCTTTCAATGAAAAGAAACTACAAAATGTGAACCCAtcacctgctggtggagagaaAACAGTCCGGTTCTCTGCATTGGACGCAGCCATGGATATGACTGAAGTTCATCCTGTTAACATTGACATTTCTTTCAACGAAAAGAAACTACAAAATGTGAACCCAtcacctgctggtggagagaaAACTGTCCGGTTTACTGCACTGGACGCAGACATGGATATGACCGAAGTTCACCCTGTCAACATTGACACTGCTttcaacacacagaaacaagtaAATATGAACCCAtcacctgctggtggagagaaAACTGTCCAGTTCTCTGCATTGGACGCAGCCATGGATATGACCGAAGTTCACCCTGTCAACATTGACACTGCTTTCAACCCACCGAAACAAGTAAATATGAACCCAtcacctgctggtggagagaaAACTGTCCAGTTCTCTGCATTGGACGCAGCCATGGATATGACCGAAGTTCACCCTGTCAACATTGACACTGCTttcaacacacagaaacaagtaAATATGAACCCATCACCTGCTGGTGAAGCGAAAACTGTCCAGTTCTCTGCATTGGACGCAGCCATGGATATGACCGAATTTCACCCTGTCAACATTGACACTGCTTTCAACCCACAGAAACAAGTAAATATGAACCCATCACCTGCTGGTGAAGCGAAAACTGTCCGATTCTCTGCAATAAATGCTGCCAAGGATGAGACCCAAGTTCACACTGTCAACTTTGACATTGCTTTCAACCCACCGAAACAACTGAATGTGAACCCATCGCCTGCTGGTGGAGAGAAAACTGTTCGGTTTACTGCATTGGACGCTGCCATGGATGTGACCCAGGTTCACACTGTCAAGATTTCTGCAGTTTTTGACCCACAAATACACCAAACAGTTTACCGTTTGCCTTCTCCTTTAGTTCCCAAGACGCACCAAAATGATGATAAGATAGCTTATAGTGTAGACTCAGCTGATCCAATGATGAATGTAACAGAAGCTCACACTGGTCATATTAAAAGCCACCCAGTGCTGGATACAGTTCATCTAGAACAGGATCCAATCGGTATATTCACTCGCAGAAAGATGGATTTTCCTTTAACTAATAAGAAGTCAAATGCAACAGCTGCTTTTGCACAATTTCTTCGAGAGGGTGTCGACACAAATGCCAACGTGGACCAGCGTGAAGAACAGCAGTGTAATGTGAATACTGAAAAAAAAGGCCCAGGTTTTGCTCAATGCACCACAGAGAAACCAGAAAATGAAGCTTTGACACACTACCTAGCTGATGATGTAAGAAGGGATAAAACTGTAGTGGAAACACACAGCATTTTGGAACCAGCATGCACAGAAGACCACTTCCAGTGTCTTCCTTCAAAACACGACTTGTACCCTACTTCTGATCACTTAATAGCAACTGAGGTTAATATGCTACAGAGCAACGGAGAACCATCATCTGATGGGTTGGAAATTCTGAACTATTCAGATTCTGTCCACTCAAATGAAGCACccaagaaaacaaatcaaagtagTCTTGTATTGCAGACTGCTCGTGCACCCAGTGCTGCTGAACAGCATAACAGCAAGTCACATTTAGAGAATTCTAGATGGAAAGATTTAACAGATCTGCAGGTAAAAATAAGACGTTTGAGCCACTTGGTAAATGAATCTCCTGGTACTTTTGTGGACAGTTGCACAGTCCCTGTCACCCAGATGGAGTATGAAGAGGACAAAACCTCCATAGACAAAGCCACATCCTTGCCTGTTGTAGAGCGTGAAATGGATGTAGATGATGTTGAAGACAGAACGCAGGCTCAGTGTCTTGAAGAGGAAGAACTagcctcagctgctgttacACCTTTCAACCTGAAGACTAAGCAGCTCATGGCACGTCTGTCCGTTGGAGGATTTAAACCAAAACTCCCTCAAAGAAGCAAATCTGATGACCCAAAGAAGGCGGATTCTTCAGGAGCACACATCAAGACCATTACTGGCAGCGTTACAAGTCACCTTAGTAACTTTGACCATGATGTGAGTAATATTTTTGATGAAGAGCTCGGCAGCTGTGACGATATGTCAGAAACGCTGGACACAAGTGCTCTTCAGCAAATCAGTGACAAAGTGTGTAGCTCCCAGGAGCTTAACATGGACCAACCTGTGGAGGACTGGGGACTTGAATGGGAATCTATTAGTGCTCCACATGTGCAAAAGAGACCTTTGCCAGAAGCTAAAATTAACATAGGGCATGAGAAGAGAGTGAAAACTTTCCCTGAGGCGAGTTTTGACAACAGTGACCGGCTGCAGTCTGGAACG GAGGCACAGGCTTGTGTGCCGAAGAATTATGGTCAGGTTACTACAGCACCAACCGAGACTTCACAGACTGCTGATTTCTCAAACAGCAGTCACACAGCCAGCATCAGACGTGAAGCAACCTTCGAATCCA CTTTCAAACATAGTATATTTGAATCCCAGCTTGAAGACTATGACAACAATGTGAAGAGG AAATTGGATGATGGCACCATTACTATGTCAGAGTTCTTCAAACTCTTCAACATAGACTTTGTCATCCATAATCCTCGACAAAGTGTTTTTCCTGCAACA gaTTTGTTGAATACAGATCGGACCCCCTTCGATTTATTGAAAGACAGGCATATCAACCTTCCTAAACAGCGGGTGTATGAGGCGGATGTCTTTAACCTGACAGAAAAGGTGGAAAG GATGAATATGCGAACCCGTGACCTGAAAAAACCTCTGAAGCTGTTCAACAGATCCTTATGGGAAGAGATGAGAGGCCTGTCAGAGGAAGAG CTCAAACTTTTTGGTGTAAAACTAAAAGAGAGGAACAACTACTTCAGAAAGTTGAGCAAAACTAATTCTCATGAAATGAAGGAAGTCTTGTACTCAAACCTTCTGCAGGCTAACATG GAGGAGCAACAGACCTTGAGAGGAACGATTAAGAAAGCAGACGAAATGATAAAAAGCCTGGATGACTGCATTCATGACTTGGAAGCAG agCTTGCAGCAGTTGAAAATGGCTCTGATTGCAGACCTGGTCTGAGGTTTTATGAGGAAG AACTGAAGAAAGTCACTGGAGCTTTGACTGAGAGTGAACG ACAAGTGTCTGAACTGGAgatgcagaagaagcagaagttAGATGACCTCAACAGGGTGAAAGCTGAGGCCGAGAAACTGGAGGACAATATCTCGATGCTGCACCT GATAAATGAATGGAAGCTGGGAAATAAGGGAGACAACTGCACAACCTACACCTTTCTCTTTGACACCATGTACCTGAATGTGCTCTATGAGAAATCTAATG GACAAACTGCTGGTAATGAGCAAGAGCAGAAAATATTAGACATCACCTTCAAGTTTCTACTTGATG ATGCAAAGTCGGAGTTCAACGCTCGGCTTGTTCACAAACTGCTCTCTCAGTATATTGAGGAACAACCTGCCTGGGTGACCAAGTATCCAACACATGGACATGTCCCACAG CTGCTCCATGATCTTAGCCTGGTGGTGGGCCGCTGTCGTCTGCTGGGGGAAGAGCTGCGTCTTCTGCAAATGTGGGGAAGTCTGAAGCTCGATATCCTGGACATCAGCAGCGTAGACACTCA AGTGTGTATTGTCTTCAGCAGTCTCAGGAGATTCTCTAAGTTTGAGGTGGTCTTTTCCGTCTGTCTGGTCAACCGACTCTATGtgcttcagctgcagagctTTACAAACACGCTTGGAGATGCAAC GAAACAGCAAGTGGAAGAGATTGTGGCATCAATCAGTCCTGGCAAGAAACTTTTGACCAAGGTTGTCAAAAAGATTCACGAGACCTTGCTCTGCTGA